The DNA region TGTCCCGTCGACGCCATCTTGCTCACCCAGAACTTCGAGTTCACGGGCGACACGAAACACGACCTCGTCTACAACAAAGAGCAGCTGAAGGCCGTCCCGTGGTACAAGGACATTGATCCGCTCGAGTCCCGGGAACCCGACCGGGGCGGCTGGATCGGCGAGGGCGAAGGAGAGGTCGACTACCAGTAAGAGACCAGCCCATCTCGAAATCTACAAAGGGCATACAACACCAGACAACACCAATGACATACGAGCTGATCGCGTTCGCACTGTTCGCGTTCGTCACGCTGGGCAGTGCGGTCGGCGTCGTGCTCATGCAGGATCCGTGGCATTCGGCGCTCCTGCTGGGCGTGTCGCTGACGAGTGTCGCGGTCTACTACGTGATGTTG from Natronosalvus rutilus includes:
- a CDS encoding NADH-quinone oxidoreductase subunit J, translated to MTYELIAFALFAFVTLGSAVGVVLMQDPWHSALLLGVSLTSVAVYYVMLAAEFVAMMQILVYVGGVLILITFAVMLTQAEKEAEPDEEVPRA